The genomic stretch CCTACCGCTCCTCGCTGCTGCGCCACCCCACCAAGAACCTGCACCACGTGGACCCCGAGACCATTGAGCTGCACTCCCCCGCCTTCGGTGAGCGCGACGTGCACGCCCTAGAATCGGATCTGACCATCCAGCACAACGGCGAGCCGATCGGCGAGCGCATTGTGGTCGCCGGGCGCGTACTCGACGGTGACGGACGCCCGGTCGCCGGCCAGCTGGTGGAAATCTGGCAGGCCAACGCCGCCGGACGTTACATCCACAAGCGTGACCAGCACCCTGCCCCGATCGACCCGAACTTCACCGGTGTGGGTCGTGCGATCACCGGTCCCAATGGCGAATACTCCTTCACCACCATTAAGCCGGCGCCCTACCCGTGGAAGAACCACCACAACGCCTGGCGCCCGGCGCACATCCACTTCTCGCTCTTCGGAACCGACTTCACCCAGCGGATGATCACCCAGATGTACTTCCCGGGCGATCCGTTGTTCAGCCTTGACCCGATTTACCAGGCGATCACCGACAAGGATGCCCGCGACCGGTTGGTCGCCACCTACGACCACTCGATCACCAGCCACGAATGGGCCACCGGCTACAACTGGGACATCGTGTTGACCGGGTCCAACCAGACCTGGATGGAAGACGAAGAGGGAGATCACTAACATGACTCAGTCACCTAACACCGGCGCAGCCGCACTGAAACTGGCTCCCACCCCGGGACAGACCATCGGCCCGTTCTACGGTTATGCCCTTCCCTATGAGAAGGACAACGAACTGGTCAACCAGTCCCGCCCCGGCGCCGTCCGCCTGCACGGCGTGGTCACCGACGGGGCCGGGACCGTCATCCCCGACGCACTGCTAGAAATCTGGCAGCCCGACGAGGACGGCACTATCGTCTCCAAGGACGGCTCGCTGGTGCGCGACGGCTACACCTTCACCGGGTGGGGCCGCACGGCAGTGGACAACGTCGGGCACTACACCTTCACCACGCTGAATCCCGGAGCCACCGAGGCCGGCAAGGCACCGTTCATCATGCTCACTGTCTTCGCCCGCGGCCTGCTCAACCGCCTGTTCACCCGCATCTACCTGCCGGAGGACACCGCGGCACTGGCCAACGATCCGCTGCTGGCCTCACTGGACCCCCAAGCGCGTCAAACGTTGATCGCCACCCGCGAGGAAGATGGTTCGTTGCGCTTCGACATCTCGCTGCAGGGCGAGGGCGAAACCGTGTTCCTGTCCTACCCGCGCGAGTCGTAACACTCGCTCCCTCAAGTGCCCCCGAGCGCCGGGGACTCGCCGTTTCCACCCCCGAACCGGGATGATGGTCACGGTGAGTTCCCGCGTTGCGGGGGCTTTGGCGGTTCATTCCCGCCATCTAGCTTCGCCAGCCACATCAACAGACCTCCAGGAGAATCACCGACCATGTTCCCGGCCGATTACGGACTCTTGACCCCAGCGTGGGCGGCGACGCCCGTATCAGATACCACCTCGGATACCGCCTTCGCCCAGGCAATGCTCGACGTGGAGGCCGCCTGGGTCAAGGTTCAGGCCGACGCCTCGCTGTGCAGCGCCGCTGATGCCCAAGCCGTCGCCGATATCGCCAAGGTTGAGCTTTATGATCTGGCCGAGTTAGCCGGCAAGGGTCCGGATGGGGCCAACGCGCTGATCCCGCTATTGGGCATGATGCGTGCGCAACTCACCGCTTCCGGCGCCCCCGCGACCGCTGCAACCGCACTGCACCGCGGGGCCACCAGCCAGGACGTGATCGACAGTGCCCTGATGCTCATGGCAGCCCGCTCCATCACGCTGATCCGCGCCGACCTGCTAACAGCCGGTGTAGCGCTCTCCGAACTCAGCGCCGCACACGCCACCACCCTGTGTGTGGCGCGCTCCCTGACCCAACATGCGCTGCCCACCGTCTTCGGGCTGCGCGCAGCAAACTGGCTCGCCGCCCTCACTGCGGCCGTGCGCGTCCTTGATGCCGTGTCCCTGCCTTTGCAATGGGGCGGGGCGGTGGGCACTCTGGCCTCACTGCACCAGCGTCTGGGCACCTCTCTTCCGTACAAATCCGAGCATTCCCTGGCCGAACGGGCCCACCAACTGTCCACCGCTCTGGCTACGGAACTTGGCTTGGGCGTCCCGGTCGCCCCCTGGCACACGGTGCGCCAACCGGTACTGAGCCTGGGTTCCGCGCTGGGTTCGGTCATTGCAGCGGCCGGCACCTTCGGCGCCGACGTACTCACCGCTTCCCGTCCGGAGATCGGCGAGCTGTCCGAACCGCGCGAAGCCGGCAAGGGTGGATCTTCCGCCATGCCGCAAAAACAGAACCCCGTTCACTCGGTACTGCTGCGCAACGCCGCATTTGCCGCCCCCGCCCACGTTGGAACGCTCTTCACCGCCGCCGGTACCGCAGTGGATGAACGTCCAGACGGCGGCTGGCATGCAGAATGGGCTCCACTGCGCGAGCTGCTCCGCTTGGCTGGCGGCGCCGGGCACCACGCAGCGAGACTGGCCGCGGGACTAGATGTTCACCCCGAGGCCATGGCCCGGAATATGGCCCTGTCCGGGGACCTTTTGGTATCCGAGCGTATCTCGGCCGTGGTGGCGCCCTTGGTGGACGGCGGCAAGGCAGCGGTGCAAGAGCTGGTCCTTGAATCCTTGCGCACCGGCACCCCCCTGCGTTCACTGTTGCTAGGAGTCCTGCCCTCGGACATGGACAACCACGTGTTCCTGGATGACCTGCTGGACCCGGCCGGCTACCTAGGCTCGGCCACCGACTTTATTACCCGTATTCGCGACGATTTCAACGATTGGAAGGTCTCATGAGCATCCCTACCCTGACCCCATCACTGCTGCATGCAGCACCGGAACTACCCACTCTCATTCTCGGCCCCTCGCTGGGCACCGGTTCGCTGGCCCTCTGGGGACCGGCCGTGCCGTACCTCAAGGACAACTTCCAGCTGGTGGCCTGGGATCTTCCCGGACACGGCGAATCGGCTCCGTCCACCGAGGAATTCTCTATGGCCGAGCTGGCCGCGGGCGTCATCAACATGATCCAGGCACTGGAAACCGATCAGGTCATCGCCGCTGCCGCACCACTGTTTTACGCCGGTGTATCCATTGGCGGCGCCATCGCGCTGCAGCTGGCTAACGATTTCCCCGGCGCCTTTGCCGGGCTCTCGGTCATTTGCTCGGCAGCAAAGATCGGCACCCCAGAGGGCTGGAAGGACCGCGCGGAACTCGTGGCCAAGGCCGGCACTCCGGTCGTCGTGGCAGGTTCTGCCGAACGCTGGTTTGCCCCCGGTTTCATCGAAGCCAATCCAGTGATCTCCACCGACCTGCTGCACAATCTGCAGGATGCGGACCGCTTTGCCTATGCCCATGCCTGTGGCGCACTGGCCGGCTTCGATTTGCGTGAATCTCTGGCCACCATGAGCGACCCGATCCTGGCGATCGCCGGCGCCCACGACTCGGTCTGCCCGCCGGCAGATGCCCAGTTCATCGCGCAGCACACGCAAAATGGCCAAGCCGCCACCGTTGATACCGCCGCGCACCTAGCCCCGGCCGAAGACCCGGCAGCCACCGCCGCACTGCTGAACGACTTCTTCGCCTCGATCACCACGGAGAAAACCGCATGAGCAGCGCCGATCGCCTCCCTGGGGACACCTATGATGCGGGCTTAACCGTCCGCAAGCAGGTCCTTGGCACCGAACACGTGGCCAGGGCCACCAACAACTCCAACGAATTCACCGACGAATTCCAGGAAATGATCACCCGCTATGCCTGGGGCACCATCTGGACCCGCGATGGCTTGGAGCGCACCACCCGCAGCGCCATCACGCTGACCGCGCTGATCGCCGGCGGCTATTGGGAAGAGCTCGAAATGCACGTGCATGCGGCCTTGCGCAATGGCATGACGGCGAACGAGATCAAGGAAGTCTTCCTGCAATCGGCCATCTATTGCTCGGTTCCGGCAGCGAACACCGCGTTTAAGATCGGCAAGAAGGTCTTGGCCGAATACGCGGAACAGGACGCCGCTGCGGCCGAGTAAGAGCTTTTGCACAGCGGTATGAGAAGGGATCTGGACGATGAAAATCGTGCGGATCTCTTCTTTTTTCTTCCGTGTCATTTCGCTCCCTGGCAACCAGCGGCGTACTCACGGATCCGGCGTACTCACAGATAAATTGGGTTCACCGGGTTGCTGGTAGCACACTGCTTTCCACCACAAAACAACGTCCTTCAAAGTGCGCGCTGGTTTTGGGGAAGTAATCGCGGCCACGTGCGGTTGTGCAAAGGGACAGTCAGATTTTTTTCCGCGAAAGGAACCCCATGACCATTCTCGTCACCGGCGCCACCGGCCAGCTCGGCCGCCTTGTTGTTGAAGCACTTCTCGAAAAGGCCGTGCCCGCGGACCAGATCGTGGCCGGTGGTCGAAACCCGGCCAAGTTGGCCGAGCTTGCAGCTCTGGGTGTGCAGACCCGCAGCATCGATTACTCCGATCCGGCATCGCTGCGCGAGGCATTCACCGGCGTCCACAAGGTCCTGTTGGTATCCGGAAATATCCCCGGTTCCCGGGTCAGTCTCCACCTAAACGTCATCGAGGCTGCCAAGGACGCCGGTGTGGAATTACTCGCTTACACCAGCATTCCGAATGCCGACTCCAGCACCATGGCCCTGGCCGTCGACCACCAGGACACCGAGCGCGCGTTGAATAACTCGGGGCTGCCCGTCGCCCTGTTGCGCAATGGCTGGTACCTGGAAAACTACACCGACCAGTTGGCCGGCTACCTACAGCACGGGTCGGTGTTTGGTTCCGCCGCTGAGGGTGCACTCAACGGCGCCACCCGCGCCGATCTTGCCCAGGCCGCGGCGGCCGTATTGCTGGCCGATGACCAGGGCGGCACCATTCACGAGCTCGGCGGAAGCGACAGCTTCACCCTTGCCGATCTGGCTCAGGAAGTTACCGCCGCCACCGGTCAGTCGGTGACCTACCAGGACCTGCCCGAGGAAGATTTCTCCCACGTGCTCATCGGCGCCGGCGTTCCCGAAGCTTTTGCCAGGATCTTGGCCGACAGCGATCGCGGCATTGCCCGCGGCGACCTGCTGGTCCAGGGCAATGCCTTGGAGACTCTGCTCGGACGCCCGGCCACCACGCTGCGTGAGGCAGTACAGGCGAGCGCTTCCGTTGCGGCAGTGACCCAGCCAGCCAGCTAAGTCACCCGCGTATCGTGCGGCGGCCTCGGAACCACTAGGTTCCGAGGCCGCTGCAGCTTTGGCCCTGGAATGCCCTGCCAGCGTTGAGGCCGCCGCTTACTGCCCAAGATCCTCGGGGACACGCGACCACGTTGCATCGTCCGAGTTCGCATCCAGGCATTCCCACGTAAGGGAATCGAGCTGCAGCCGAGCCTCGTCGGTGAACCAATAGGTCTGATCCGGGTTCCACCCTGCCACCATGCTGGCGCGTTCCGCATCCACCTCGATGGATTCGCCAGCCGTCAACAAGTATGCGGCAACACCCAGGTGAACACCGTCGTAGTCACGGGCCATCTGCGAGAAATCGGGTATGACCCAGCGCCCCACACGGCCGGAGGTTCGGTACCAGTCGTGGCGCTTCTGCGCTGTGATCTCCAAGGGGTAGATGCTGCACAGCTGCGCCCAGGAATAAGCATCGACGATTTCGAAGATGCGGGCAGAGCTTGGCACCGTGACCGCCATCGATTCTGCCTTCTCCCACCCAAATCCGTCTTCGACACACCACAGCCCCACCGGAGACTCGTCATGGAACTCGCCGGTGGAATGTAGCAGAGCAGCCGGCGGCCTCGACCACCATTCCCCTCCCCAAGGGGCCTTGGGATCGAGGGGACGTTCAGCCTCCGCCCTCACTTCCTCGGTTAGCGCAGCATTTTGCCAGGCTTGCAGCACCGCAGCCGCGGGTTCTCCGCTCGGCGTCCAGCGACTCGGGGCATCAGCCTGCTGCCATTGCACAAACCATTGCCGATCGAGATCTACCGACGACATCCAATGCGCTGCATGCTCCGAATCGGCAAGATGTTCGGCGACCCTGACCAACTCGGCACGCACGGTTACCGAACCCGCGATCAGGTCGTGGCCGTCGGGCTCCTGCCAATAGCGCGCGGAATTAACGCTGTTGACCAAGGCCTTGCGCAGCAACTCCGCGGTGACCGGGAGAAGTGGGGTTTCAGCCAGCAACGCTGCAATCTCCCCCGGGGTGATGGTGGATCTTCGGCTGTCTTTGACAGCTGACCTGGAGTACACAACGGCATCTCCGCGTGCCGATTCCAGTGCGTAAGAGGCATCAAACAGACCGGCATGGAGCGGGAACTCTGTTCGCTCATGGAGCAGCACCGCTTCGGATTCCAGTGCGAACTCCAGCAGTAGCCGGCGGCCCCGCCGACCGCCAAGCAATGCATGAACCAGTCCCACGAGTGCTCCCTACGAGGATCCACCGGCCGCTCGTGCGCGGCTGTGCCTCCAACATACCCGGCCCTGGACTCCTAGAATGAAGCCATGCGCATCGCGATCCTTGATGATTACCAGAATGTTGCCCGTTCGATGGCCGATTGGGAGACGCTGAACGGCAAAATCAGCGTCTTCACCGAGTTCCTCGGGCACGACGACGATACCGTCTGCGAGACACTGCAGGACTTCGACGTGGTGGTGATGATGCGCGAGCGCACCCCGTTTACCGCGCAGCGGCTACGTCGACTGCCCGCATTGAAGCTGCTGGTTACCACCGGGATGCGCAACGCCGCCATCGATCTTCAGGCGGCGCTGGAGTGTGGCATCACGGTGTGCGGCACCTCCGGTAGCCCGGCCGCGGCAAGCGAACACACCTGGGCACTGATCATGGCGGCGGCCCGGCGTCTGGATCTCGAGCTTTTCTCCGCCGCGCGGCCGCGCACCGCCGACCAGCCCTGGCAGCAGAGCCTGGGCACCGAATTACGTGGAAAGACCCTCGGTCTTTACGGCCTGGGCAAGCTGGGCAGCCAGGTCGCGACGATCGGTCAAGCCTTCGGGATGCGGGTTATCGCCCACAGCCAGAACCTCACGGCCGAACGGACCACCGAGCTGGGTGTGGAGCTGGTCTCGCAGGAGCAGCTTTTTGCCCGCAGCGACGTGCTGTCCATCCACCTAAAACTCTCCGAACGCACCACCGCGGTGGTGGGTGCACAGCAGCTGGCGCTCATGAAGCCCGGGTCCATCCTGGTCAACACCTCGCGCAGCGCCATCATCATTCAGGACGCGCTGCTGGCGGCGCTTGGTTCCGGGGCTCCGAAGGTGGCGGCCATCGACGTTTTTGATGTTGAACCGCTGGAGGAAAACAATCGATTACTGCGAACTCCGGGGGTCATTGCCACCCCGCATCTGGGGTACGTGACGGAGGATCAGTACCGGATCTTCTATTCCGGCGCTCTCGAGGATATCGCCGCCTGGGCCGCCGGAACACCGATCAACCTGCTCACCTGAGCTTCGTCCTCAGTCATTCAACGGTGCAATGCCCAACAGGGCGTCCTTGACCGCGATCGTGCGCTGACGCAGCGCCTGTGCCACCGCGGCCACGGCCGGCTGACGCAACGAGTCGGGGCGCAGCACCATCCAATATGGCAGGTTTTCGGCGAAGTCCTCGGGCAGCAGGCGCACCAGATCCGGGTGGTGATCGGCCATAAAACAAGGCAAGAAGCCGATTCCGGCGCCGGCCCGCGTGGCCTCAACATGGACAAAAACGTTGGTGGAGCTCAGCGAGTCAAGCATCCCGGGCACCAGCCGTCGCGGCGCATCCAGATCGTCAACCTGCAGCATCGAATCAACAAAGTACACCAGCCGGTGTTGGCTCAGTTCCTTGATGCCGGCCGGTGAGCCGAACTCCTTGAGATAGCTGACCGAGGCATACATGCCCAAGGTGTAGTAGCCCAACCGGATCGCCTCGGCCCGGTGCACCTGGGGTTCACCGACCACCACCTCCAGATCCAGTCCGGAGCGGTGCTGTAATGCCCGTCGGGTGACCGTGACGATTTCGACGCTGAGGTTCGGGTGCGCACGGCGCAGTTGGGCGACCGCCGGCGCGATGATGAAGGCGCTAAAGCCGTCGGTGGCGGAAATACGCACCACCCCGGAAATCGCATCGGCTTCCGTCTCGCCCGCGTTGATGGTGGCCACAGCCGTTTCCACGTCCTCGGCGGCGCGCACGGCCTTGCGGCCCAGGTCCGTTAGCTCCCATCCACCCACGGTGCGCGCCAGCGTCCTACCACCGAGGCTCTTGTCCAATGCCGCAATTTGGCGCGAGACGGTGGTGTGGTTTAACCCCAGGGATTCGGCCGCCGTTGTAAAGCGTCCGGTCCGTGCCACGGCAAGCAGGACCAACAGATGATGGGGGTTCGGGGTGGTCCCGGAAACGTGGAGGTTCATATCTGCAATTGTGCACCCATTCTCTGCGCAACTGGTCATTGCTGCACACCGGTGCCCGTATCCATACTGAGTGAAGTCTTCCTGTGTAATGGATCACAGGACCCGTCTCGCAATGCCGATATCAACGCCGACATCTGCAGAACATAAGGAGCGCCTTGATGAGCACCAACAAGCTCAGCGATACCCCCGTCTCGGAGAAATCCGGGCTGAAAAAGATCGTGGCCGCCTCGATGGTGGGCACGGTGGTGGAGTGGTACGAATTCTTCCTCTACGCCACCGCCGCCTCACTGGTCTTCGGTAAGTTCTTCTTCCCGAACGCAGGCTCGGAACTCGACGGCATCATCGCGGCGTTCCTGACCTATGCAGTGGGCTTCATCGCCCGCCCGCTCGGTGGCATCGTCTTTGGCCAGATCGGTGACAAGCTCGGGCGCAAGCACACCCTGCAGGTCACCATCATCATGGTCGGCGTGGCAACGTTCCTGATGGGCTGCCTGCCCGGCTTCAACTCCATTGGCTACTGGGCACCGGCACTGCTGGTGATCTTGCGCTTCATCCAGGGCTTCGCCGTGGGCGGCGAATGGGGCGGAGCGGTCCTTCTGGTGGCCGAGCACAGCCCGAATAAATCCCGTGGTTTCTGGTCCAGCTGGCCGCAGGCCGCGGTCCCGGTGGGCAACCTGTTGGCCACCCTGGTGCTGTTGGGCATGAGCTGGATCCTCCCGGCCGAGCAGTTCCTGTCCTGGGGCTGGCGCGTGGCCTTCTGGGTCTCGGCCTTCATCGTCATCATCGGTTACTACATCCGCACCCACGTGTCCGAGGCACCGATCTTCCTCGAGGCCCGCGCCCAGGTTGAGGCCGACAAGGCCGTCAGCTACGGTGTGCTGGAAGTGGTGAAAAAGTACCCCAAGGGCATCTTCGGCGCCATGGGCCTGCGCTTTGCCGAGAACATCCTCTACTACATCATCGTGTCCTTCACCATCGTGTACCTGAAGACCGTGCATTCCTACGACACCAGCCAGCTCTTGCTGGCCCTGCTGGTGGCCCACGTCATCCACTTCCTAGTCATCCCGCAGGTTGGCCGGCTCTCCGATGCTCTCGGCCGCAAGCCGGTTTACCTCGCCGGTGCGATTCTCGGCTCCACTTGGGCCTTCTTCGCCTTCCCGATGTTTGATACACGTAATCCGTTGATTATCATCGCCGCGGTCACCATCGGCCTGTGCTTCCACGCCCTGATGTATGCGGGCCAGCCGGCGATCATGGCCGAAATGTTCCCCACCCGCATGCGCTATTCGGGTGTCTCGCTGGGCTACCAGGTCACCTCGATTGTTGCCGGCTCGATGGCCCCCATCATCGCGACGGCCCTGCTGAAAAACTACGGTTCCTGGCTGCCGGTGGCCATCTACGTTGCCGTGGCCTGTGCCATCACCGCGATTGCGGTGATCACGCTGAAGGAAACCCGCGGTGTCTCGCTGCACGATATCGACGACGCCGATGCCCGCAAGCACGGGTTGAACACCGCCCGGGTCGCCAGCTGAGCACCCACGAGTTCGACACCTGCACGCAATAGCACCACGTAAGGAACAGTTCATGACCCAGCAGCAAACCCCACGGATGAACCCCGCGCCCGCACAGCCGTTGGCGGGGCGGCGGGCCCTGGTCACCGGAGGTGCCAGCGGCATCGGTTTGGCCGTGGTGCACGCTCTGGCGGCCCGCGGCGCGCACGTCATCGTCGCGGATAGGGATCACACCGGCGCCGCGGCGGTGGCGGCGGAGGTCGGTGGGTCAAGCTGGGCTGTCGATTTGCTGGATCCGGCGGCGGTAACCGACGAGCGCCTAGCCGAAGAACTCGACGGGGTGGACATTCTGATCAACAATGCCGGGATCCAGCATGTGAGCCCGATTCAGGACTTTGACCCGGCGGAGTTCCGCAAGATCATGACCCTCATGGTGGAGGTCCCGTTCCTGCTGATCCGCGCGGTCCTGCCGAAGATGTATGCGCAGGGGTTCGGCCGGATCATCAATGTCTCCTCGGTGCACGGGCTGCGCGCCTCCGCGTTTAAGTCCGCCTACGTCACCGCCAAGCATGGACTCGAGGGACTTTCGAAGGTCACGGCGCTGGAAGGTGGCGAGTTCGGGGTGACCAGCAATTGTGTGAACCCCGGCTACGTGCGGACCCCTCTGGTAGAAAAGCAGCTGGCGGACCAGGCCCGGGTCCACGGCATCGGTGAAACCGAGGTGTTGACCAAGATCATGCTGACCGAAAGCGCCATCAAGCGGCTGATCGAGCCGGACGAGGTCGCCTCGCTCGTTGCCTGGTTGGCCAGCGATGAGGCGGCCATGGTGACCGGTTCCAGCTACACCATGGATGGCGGCTGGTCTGCCAGTTAGCCGCTCCCCAACACAACAGCGGTCCCGGACTAGCGCCAATGCGCTGGTCCGGGACCGCTGTTGTGTTGCATGAGGGGCGCCGTCACGGCATCCTGATTTTTAGCCGTTGGGCAGGCCGATCTGTCCAAAAAGCGACAGTCGGATCCTGCGAGCCTCGCTCATGTGTTGACTCATGAGTTCCCGCGCCGCGGAACCGTCGCGGCTGCGGATCGCCTGCACCATGTTGGCATGCTCATCCAGCGACTCGCCCCACCTAGAACCGATCGATAGCGTCGAGGACGGCGCATGGATCTGGTGTGTGGCCAGGCGGTCCAGCAGATCCTTCAGAATCGGGTTGTGCGCAGCACTCCAGAGTGCCGAATGAAAATCGATGTTGGTCCTCAGGCGTGTCCGATCATCGGGCTCCGACAGGGCTCGATCGCGTTCGACCAGACCTTCGAGCCGAATGAGGTCCATCTCGGTGCGTGCCGCGGCAGCTTCCAGCGCGGCCTGCCCTTCGAGCAGTATCCTCAGGTCGTAGACCTGCATGAGCTGTTCCGGGGTGATGTCCCGGACCTGGAGACCTCGGGTCCCGCGTTCAAGCAATCCCTCCTGCGCCAGCCTGCCCAGCGCCTCGCGCACCGGAGTACGCGAAACGCCGAAGCGTGAGGCCAGGGCCACTTCCTTGAACGCGGTGCCCGGACGGTGGGAGCCATGCAATATTTCGGCACGCAGTTCGGCATGGATCGTCTCCGAATCAACCTTTGCCGCCATCTGAACCCACCTCCGCCCCCATTCCTGGGGGCTCCGTCGTAATTTCTTGCCTAGGCCAGCGTACCGGCACGGCGCCCGAACACGACTCCGGCGGCCAGCCCGGAGCCACCGGGGTAGTTCGCGGAGAAGAGCCCGCCGAGCATTTCGCCGCAGACGTACAGTCCGTCGATGTGCTCGCCGTTCTCGTTCAGCACCCGTCCGTGGGTGTCGGACTTCAGGCCACCGAAGGTGAAGGTGATGCCACAGGTGACCGGGTAGGCGTAGAACGGGCCGGTCTCCAGGGGCATGGCCCAGTTGCTCTTCGGCGGGGTCACCTTGGCAGCGCGGCCATCGAGCACGTTCGGGTCGTAGGTGATCGAGGTGTCGATGGAGTCGTTGAACTCGCTGACGGTCTTGGACAGGGCGGCGGCGTCCACGCCCAGCTTGTCCGCCAGTTCCTCAATGGTGTCGGCGATGACCTCGGAGATGCCGGGCATCTCGTACTCTTCTGCACGCAGCATGGGGCGCAGCGACGCGTCAAAGACCTGGTAGGCGACGGAATCCGGCTGCTGCAAGATGACCCGTCCGTACTTGGCATAGGTAAGGTTGCGGAAATCCGCGCCCTCGTCCAGGAAACGCTCGCCACGGTTGTTCACGATGATGCCC from Paeniglutamicibacter sp. Y32M11 encodes the following:
- a CDS encoding LysR family transcriptional regulator, encoding MNLHVSGTTPNPHHLLVLLAVARTGRFTTAAESLGLNHTTVSRQIAALDKSLGGRTLARTVGGWELTDLGRKAVRAAEDVETAVATINAGETEADAISGVVRISATDGFSAFIIAPAVAQLRRAHPNLSVEIVTVTRRALQHRSGLDLEVVVGEPQVHRAEAIRLGYYTLGMYASVSYLKEFGSPAGIKELSQHRLVYFVDSMLQVDDLDAPRRLVPGMLDSLSSTNVFVHVEATRAGAGIGFLPCFMADHHPDLVRLLPEDFAENLPYWMVLRPDSLRQPAVAAVAQALRQRTIAVKDALLGIAPLND
- a CDS encoding alpha/beta fold hydrolase; protein product: MSIPTLTPSLLHAAPELPTLILGPSLGTGSLALWGPAVPYLKDNFQLVAWDLPGHGESAPSTEEFSMAELAAGVINMIQALETDQVIAAAAPLFYAGVSIGGAIALQLANDFPGAFAGLSVICSAAKIGTPEGWKDRAELVAKAGTPVVVAGSAERWFAPGFIEANPVISTDLLHNLQDADRFAYAHACGALAGFDLRESLATMSDPILAIAGAHDSVCPPADAQFIAQHTQNGQAATVDTAAHLAPAEDPAATAALLNDFFASITTEKTA
- a CDS encoding SDR family oxidoreductase, whose translation is MTILVTGATGQLGRLVVEALLEKAVPADQIVAGGRNPAKLAELAALGVQTRSIDYSDPASLREAFTGVHKVLLVSGNIPGSRVSLHLNVIEAAKDAGVELLAYTSIPNADSSTMALAVDHQDTERALNNSGLPVALLRNGWYLENYTDQLAGYLQHGSVFGSAAEGALNGATRADLAQAAAAVLLADDQGGTIHELGGSDSFTLADLAQEVTAATGQSVTYQDLPEEDFSHVLIGAGVPEAFARILADSDRGIARGDLLVQGNALETLLGRPATTLREAVQASASVAAVTQPAS
- a CDS encoding MFS transporter, encoding MSTNKLSDTPVSEKSGLKKIVAASMVGTVVEWYEFFLYATAASLVFGKFFFPNAGSELDGIIAAFLTYAVGFIARPLGGIVFGQIGDKLGRKHTLQVTIIMVGVATFLMGCLPGFNSIGYWAPALLVILRFIQGFAVGGEWGGAVLLVAEHSPNKSRGFWSSWPQAAVPVGNLLATLVLLGMSWILPAEQFLSWGWRVAFWVSAFIVIIGYYIRTHVSEAPIFLEARAQVEADKAVSYGVLEVVKKYPKGIFGAMGLRFAENILYYIIVSFTIVYLKTVHSYDTSQLLLALLVAHVIHFLVIPQVGRLSDALGRKPVYLAGAILGSTWAFFAFPMFDTRNPLIIIAAVTIGLCFHALMYAGQPAIMAEMFPTRMRYSGVSLGYQVTSIVAGSMAPIIATALLKNYGSWLPVAIYVAVACAITAIAVITLKETRGVSLHDIDDADARKHGLNTARVAS
- the pcaG gene encoding protocatechuate 3,4-dioxygenase subunit alpha translates to MTQSPNTGAAALKLAPTPGQTIGPFYGYALPYEKDNELVNQSRPGAVRLHGVVTDGAGTVIPDALLEIWQPDEDGTIVSKDGSLVRDGYTFTGWGRTAVDNVGHYTFTTLNPGATEAGKAPFIMLTVFARGLLNRLFTRIYLPEDTAALANDPLLASLDPQARQTLIATREEDGSLRFDISLQGEGETVFLSYPRES
- a CDS encoding D-2-hydroxyacid dehydrogenase family protein; protein product: MRIAILDDYQNVARSMADWETLNGKISVFTEFLGHDDDTVCETLQDFDVVVMMRERTPFTAQRLRRLPALKLLVTTGMRNAAIDLQAALECGITVCGTSGSPAAASEHTWALIMAAARRLDLELFSAARPRTADQPWQQSLGTELRGKTLGLYGLGKLGSQVATIGQAFGMRVIAHSQNLTAERTTELGVELVSQEQLFARSDVLSIHLKLSERTTAVVGAQQLALMKPGSILVNTSRSAIIIQDALLAALGSGAPKVAAIDVFDVEPLEENNRLLRTPGVIATPHLGYVTEDQYRIFYSGALEDIAAWAAGTPINLLT
- the pcaC gene encoding 4-carboxymuconolactone decarboxylase; the protein is MSSADRLPGDTYDAGLTVRKQVLGTEHVARATNNSNEFTDEFQEMITRYAWGTIWTRDGLERTTRSAITLTALIAGGYWEELEMHVHAALRNGMTANEIKEVFLQSAIYCSVPAANTAFKIGKKVLAEYAEQDAAAAE
- a CDS encoding lyase family protein, which translates into the protein MFPADYGLLTPAWAATPVSDTTSDTAFAQAMLDVEAAWVKVQADASLCSAADAQAVADIAKVELYDLAELAGKGPDGANALIPLLGMMRAQLTASGAPATAATALHRGATSQDVIDSALMLMAARSITLIRADLLTAGVALSELSAAHATTLCVARSLTQHALPTVFGLRAANWLAALTAAVRVLDAVSLPLQWGGAVGTLASLHQRLGTSLPYKSEHSLAERAHQLSTALATELGLGVPVAPWHTVRQPVLSLGSALGSVIAAAGTFGADVLTASRPEIGELSEPREAGKGGSSAMPQKQNPVHSVLLRNAAFAAPAHVGTLFTAAGTAVDERPDGGWHAEWAPLRELLRLAGGAGHHAARLAAGLDVHPEAMARNMALSGDLLVSERISAVVAPLVDGGKAAVQELVLESLRTGTPLRSLLLGVLPSDMDNHVFLDDLLDPAGYLGSATDFITRIRDDFNDWKVS
- a CDS encoding 3-hydroxybutyrate dehydrogenase codes for the protein MTQQQTPRMNPAPAQPLAGRRALVTGGASGIGLAVVHALAARGAHVIVADRDHTGAAAVAAEVGGSSWAVDLLDPAAVTDERLAEELDGVDILINNAGIQHVSPIQDFDPAEFRKIMTLMVEVPFLLIRAVLPKMYAQGFGRIINVSSVHGLRASAFKSAYVTAKHGLEGLSKVTALEGGEFGVTSNCVNPGYVRTPLVEKQLADQARVHGIGETEVLTKIMLTESAIKRLIEPDEVASLVAWLASDEAAMVTGSSYTMDGGWSAS
- the pcaH gene encoding protocatechuate 3,4-dioxygenase subunit beta; translation: MSTETTSPETFNDSHVLDPAATTLSQEAISTEIADIHEAYRQLVVDGKKAETQPRIDFAPYRSSLLRHPTKNLHHVDPETIELHSPAFGERDVHALESDLTIQHNGEPIGERIVVAGRVLDGDGRPVAGQLVEIWQANAAGRYIHKRDQHPAPIDPNFTGVGRAITGPNGEYSFTTIKPAPYPWKNHHNAWRPAHIHFSLFGTDFTQRMITQMYFPGDPLFSLDPIYQAITDKDARDRLVATYDHSITSHEWATGYNWDIVLTGSNQTWMEDEEGDH